In Suncus etruscus isolate mSunEtr1 chromosome 9, mSunEtr1.pri.cur, whole genome shotgun sequence, the genomic window cacacactttctttttctctcagccTGCTCTCCTGTGGGAGTTgttgggggggggaagagagagagagagagagagagagagagagagagagagagagagagagagagagagagagagagagagagagagagagagagtgactaTTGAGTGTCTGAAGTCGCGTCTGGCGTCTTGTTTGGTCATCTCAGTGTGGGATGACTTTAGGGAGCACAAGGAATATCTAAGCGACACCCATTCACTTGGCAGCTCTGctgaaaatctttatttttctttcttttctttttctattgggtcacacccagcagtgctcagggtttactcctggctctatgctcagaaattgctcctggcaggtttggggaccatatgggatgccgggattcgaaccactgaccttctgcatgcaaggcaaacaccttatctccatgctatctctccggcctcagaaaaatctttatttttcaaggaAAAGGTTCCTGGTCCTAGAATACACAGTAAATACTTCTTCAGTGCTCACTATtcctattgtttgtttgtttgtttgttttatcattGTGGAGTCCCCTAATCTTcccttttatggtttttttttttaaccccacaTTGACAGTActgagagtttactcctggcttttcctcCTTACTACAGggacattcctggtggtgctcaggggaccatatgaggtatcagggatcaaaccccagttggccgtgtgtgtaaggcaaacactttctactgtactattgttccaaccctACTCCTCTTCTTTAAGTGAAATCAAAGTAATTTTGGTAATTGGACCACAATCCAAAGTGCTGGATGGGAAGCACCTACTGGGTGCTTGGGGAATCTTGAAATCAAACCCAAGGTGAATCtcatatacaaagcatgtgctccagtctttGGAGTCATCACCCTAGTCCCTAatcgtttttcttttttcttttttgaagaggGGGAGGAgccccacctggtgatgctcagggtttactccacgctttcactcagggattactactgtgTGGCTTgcgagatcatatggggtgctgggtatcaaacccgggttggccatgtgcaaggcaagtgccccacctgctatactatctttttaacTGCCAAGAcagttctttttaaataaaaatcaagagcgGGGCCAAGGTGAAGGCTTTATGAGTAAAGCAAGCAGCAGAGGGTATAATACTGTCACGttgtttctaatttatttttggagTTGCCTCATTAATGAGAAGTGATACTGCTTTTCTATCACAGCCATGACATAGGCTTAGGTTGAAAATAAACATGTCTCAGCAGCAAAGTGCATTCCTTACATGCATGAGATTCAATCCtcacacagcaaaaaaaaaaaaaagaaaaaagttgaaacATGAACAAGAAGTCATGTTGAAATGACATGATTAAATGATGGGTGGTTTCAGAAGCAGGAAAAAATAGTGCAGATGAAGTCCACAGTGATAGAAAGGCTATTGAGACCCTGGTTCTCATTCTGATTTTATCACTGTGTGACCCTGGGCAAGTTTGCCAGCTGCCTTGGCTCTGTCTCATCAGCATCTTGTGTAAAGTGAGAGAGTTGGACTTCATCCTCCTGGCTTCTACAGGCTGGATGTGCGGGTGGGGTCAGATGACGAGgcgctggagagagagaaagagagaacatgaTGAGGtttggagaagggaagggaggcgagagcagaagaaaggaagaggtggTGCTAAATATAGCCCCAGCTAGGCCGAGGGCCAACTGAAGCCAGCCAGCTTCAACCCTGGGAGGGAATGAGTCCTCACGAGCTTTTGGGTCTCTGGGAAGAGGAAAGACTCAGGAGGCGAGccaaaagggtgtgtgtgtgtgtgtgtgtgtgtgtgtgtgtgtgtgtgtgtctttgtttgtgtctgtatctgtgctcaggaatgaccctggaAGGTGCTCTGGGAATTATTATGGTACAATCCCTTTGAAAAACACCAGAATGATCCACTgggtgtcttgttttgttttgtttttgatcacaTCAGTTGGCAGTTTAGTTAAAACACACACCGAGTTATCTGCAGGCTCTGTTTTTCTGCCTTGGATTTCCACTTAACTTCTTCTCATCTTTGTCCTGGCAAGTAGGCTGTATAAAAGAGACATTCAGTTCCCTTCAAGCCACCCAATTCTGTTTTCAGGTCCACCCAGAATCACttactgcatgcaaagaaaaccaGTACTCAATAAACAGTCAGTGCTGTGATTTGTGCCAGCCAGGTGAGATGCTGACCTTTAGCCCCAGAGGGAGACTTCTCTGGGTTTTACTGATTAATGCTAAACCCCCTCCCCAACATGTGTCCGTGGTGAACTGGAGTCTAACCCACTACCCCTTGGGACCCTCTTTGCCCTGCTGTGAGACAATGATGGGTTCCCTCTGCCTAGCCAgcccaaaggtctggctgaggcCAGGAAGGTCTGAGATGCTCATCTTGGCATCTCCTGCCGACTGGCCAGTCTTATTTGTTTGCAGTAAGTGTCTGAATCATAGAATCTCCCGAGTGCCTCAGTTCCTGATGTTTTCCAGGAAAGAAACTGGTGAAGGACTGCTCGGAGGCCGCCAGCACTGAATGTACTTCTTGTGGTCGAGATGAATTTCTGGACACCTGGAACAGAGAGCCACGCTGCCACCAGCATCAATACTGTGACCATAGTATGTGCACTGATGGGGTGGGGGACTTGGTGGAAATGCTTTAGGAGGGACACTAAAAAGGGCAAGAAGAGTGTAGCCTGCAGCTGGCCATTGCTTCcagtccttccttcctgtttctgCTCAGACCTAGGGCTCCGGATCCTGGAGGAGGGGACGGCAGAAACAGACACGACTTGCACGTGTATTGAGGGCCAGCACTGTGCCAACAAGGCCTGTGAAAGCTGTATCCCACATAGCCTGTGTGCCCCAGGTTTTGGAGTCAAGCAGATGGGTAAGCCACTTATCCAGGGTCTAGCTTAAGGGGCAGGAAAGGGGCTGAACAGTGGCACTCCAGCCAGAAATGGGCAGAATGAAGCAAGTCACCATGGGCATCCACTAGAGTGAGTGGATGGAGCCACTAATTTGCCTTGGGTCCCTCACTTTGGATGCCTAACTTGAGAAGAAAAGCCTTTCCAGGGATCCCAGTCTTTGGGAGGAGTCTGCACAGAGGAAGCATACCTAAGGCAGGACACTCTTGCTGCCTTTCCATTGGGTCCCCAGAGAGCTAGGTGGGGTGACTGCTGTGCTGACTAATATCCCCTCCTTCATAGCTACTGGGGTTTTGGACACCATCTGCGAAGGCTGCCCCGTTGGCTTCTTCTCCAATGTGTCATCTGCTCTTGACAAATGCCGTCCTTGGACAAGGTATCATGATTCTTCCCCTGTGTTTCCTGAACTTGGAAATGCTAGGATTCAGACTCTGCTCTCGCACCCCATCTcccctcatacacacacacacacacacacacacatacacacacacacacacacacacacacacatgcagaacAGCCAATGTGCCTGGGACTCTCCCCATCTCCCTGTAGCATctgtttcctccctttcttttatgggggggcacaccaggaagtgtttaggggttactcctggctctgcacttgggaatcactcctggtgagctcgggggaccatctggaatgctggggatggaactcaggttggctgtgtgcaagccaaacaccctacccgctgtgctattgctccagctccctccttctcttctctgccAGATTCTTCTGTTTGGTCACTCACCTATCCCAACCATATCCACAGCTTCCACTCCTGTTTTCCTTATGTGATCTTTCCTCCACAGGTCATGACTCCCTTCATTTTGTCTCACCTCCCAGATGCTCATATCTACCTGCTGGGGTTCTCTCCTCCCATGTATGCCTCAGACATCTTGGGTTCTATCCATTTGAAGCAGTCTTCCCTATATTATTCTTTCACCTCATTAAGGGCACCTTTAAGCTGGGTACATTCATTCCATTTCCACATCAGAGGCCAGAGGCCAGAGTTCCTTTCCTTCTCACTGTTGGGGAACTCTTCTTGCGGGTCCCATCACTGTGGTCTCAGTAATGCTTGGCCTCCTTGCAGGCCTCCAGCTGCTTCTAGTTTCCCCCTTTGAGTTCTCCATTCTCCTGCTTAAGTGAGCTTTCAGCAATTGCTTTTGGACTCTGgagctccctgagcactacttgggaggcCACCAAATGAAACACAGGCAAAAGGCAGGTGACACAGAAGACACAAAGGACCTATGGTGGAGTCTCTGCCACCCTGTTCTTCCAGAGGCAGTTGCTGTGTCTTTGCATGTCCCTGGTGGTCCTCTGTGTCAGAAAACACAGAATATAGCATATAATgacctttcatcttttttttttttattaaggctacttttggctctgcactcagaaattactcctggaggtgcttggggtaaCTATATGGTATTccaggtattgaaccctggttgggcATAtgaaagtcaagtgccttaccctatGTTCTCTGTCTTTAGCTCTTTAGCTCTTCATCTTTGTTTTCTATCTGCCTTTCTTCAGTGGATCTCAACTCCTTAAATGTAGACTTGGTCATTTGTTTTCCCTCCCCTGGTTCATCCTTTCAGCCTCTAATAGCACCTGCTGTGCTGAAAATTTATCCAAAAAACCTTTACTAATAATTGTGATTGGGAACTGGAAGTCTCTTAGTGATGCTGAACCAGAGCCTTGAATTCTGATCTCCCTGCAGCCAGGAAAGGCCTCAGCCCCCTGGGAGCAGGAGGTTCTCATTGCTTTGAGCCTTGGTGTCCTCCTTGGAAAATGAGAAGGAACATTATTCACCTCCTGAGGCCTGAGGAGTAGGTGGCTACATGTGTTTTGAAAGCCTAAGCAAATAGGTTTATCCATGTGCTTCCATGGCAGCTGGGCTTCTTCCTCTATGCAGAGCAAGTTTCCCTGCCTTGTCTTTATCTGCCTTGTCTTCTGGAACCCCTGAGGCTAGGGCCTCAGAGTTTTAGATTTTTACTCCCATCAGGATCTCTGGGCCACACACTGTGCCTTGATTTCTCCTGAGAAATCAGCAGTTTAGAGAAAACCATCTTGCCTGATTACCTGTCATCTGCCTTCAAAGATCACTTTCCCCAAGTTCCTTATCACTTCTGGATGCTTCTCCTTCTAAATCCAAGTACCATAAAGCACTGCTGCACCCCACAGGTCATTCTTGGAGCCTACTCAGAAAGTCCTGGTGGATCACCCTTGACAAGTAACAATTTCTTACTTGACCATTGTCTTCACAGGGTATCTCTGCTAAAGTCTAAGAGACATATGAGCTGTCATAGTAGGCTGGAGGACGTTCTTGGCAGAGGCCAGGCATATTGCTCTATGCACTATATACAGGGTGCCCTTTCTCCTAGAGTCTGGGGTCCTTGTATTCTAGTGCTGAGATGGAAAACCCACCCAAAACGCTCCTCATCTTTCTTCCTAGATTCTCCTGGTGGattttgcctatttttttctgaaagtctCTATTTTCACCAGCCTATTTCACAAAGCTTGGCACACCTCAAAGACAACTAGTATTATCCCTTCAAGAcgaaccttttttttcttttatgctcaAAAcagtctctattttatttttataattaccaaCTCACTGGGGCATGGgactctcttttgtttgtttttaggccacatccagcgattcagaggttactcttggtctgcacttaggaattactcctggctgtgctcagcggaccatatgggatgctgagtatcaaacccaGCTTGGCAGTGtggaaggcaattgccctacctgctgtactatccctatGGCCCCCTGAAGAGTACAGTTCTCTGGCTTGTTAAATGTGTTgattggtggctggaaatatcTTTCACTTCTGGGAACctagtgtcttttttttgtttgtgtgcttgtctGGTTGCAGCTGCGAGACCCAAGGCCTGGTGGAGATTCGAGCAGGGACAAATGTGACAGATGTCCGCTGTGGTGAGTCCTGGAggctggttttgtgtgtgtgtgtgtgtgtgtgtgtgtgtgtgtgtgtgtgtgttgagagagagagatgtggggATGGAGCAGAGGGACACTGAGGTACACAGGAACACAGATGGTGGGGCAAGGAGGAGGGGAATGCAGAGAGGTTTGGGCTGTGCAGCCCAGCTCAGCTATGTCTCTTGCAGCCAAGGCATCACTGTCCCTCTCTGAGCTtggtcactctctctctctgtacaaTGGAATTATCAGAGCAGCTTTGTAAGGAAGTGACCAGTTGTGGGGCTATGTGTGCTATGCTTTTGGGCTGTAGCCTCTGTACCCCCTGCTTCCCACATTTTAAGGAACAGCATGGTGAGATGCTTCTCCCATAGCCTCTgttgggtggggtggaatggatgAATCAGATTGTCACCATGATACACCATTTCAGACAGATTGTATTAAAGACAGGAAGAGTTGCGGGTCAGAGAAAACATCTTTTTcttaatccttccttccttccttccttccttccttccttccttccttccttccttccttccttccttccttccttccttccttccttccttccttccttccttctttccttcctccctcccttccttccttccttctttccttcctccctccctccctctccctccctccttccttccttctccttccttctttccttccttttttctttctccctccctccatccctccttccctcccttcttcctttccttccttccttccttccttccttccttccttccttccttccttccttccttccttccttccttccttccttccttccttccttccttccttccttccttccttccttccttcctcaacctagctttgcttccttccttttttcctttcttttttccttcctccctcctccttccctcctttcctccctccctcccctccctccccttccttccttcctccctccccttccttccttcctccctccccttccttcctccctccctccccttccttcctccctccccttccttccttccttccttccttccttccttccttccttccttccttccttccttccttccttccttccttccttccttccttccttccttccttccttccttccttccttccttcctcaaccTAGCTTTGCTaagtatgggatgctgaggatcgaatctgggttggccatgtgcaaggcaagcctcttacccactgtactatttctccctgtttcctttttatgccttgtgatgctctatgctcagaaacactCCTCAcaaggctcagaggactgtatatggtgtcagggattgaaccgtatatagtgtcagggattgaacctatatTATCTTTGACCCAACCTTTCAAATTTTTAAAGTTGggaacatttatttaaaagtcCTAGGAGCCTGAGAGAGATGATACAGCAGGTGAGACTCTTGGCTTGCAGGCAGCTATGTCTGGCATAATAGTGTCTCAATACCATCACCACATCTGGATCCCTGAGTGACTACTGGGGGTAACCCCTCAGCTTAGAGCCAGCTATTTCTCCTTAATAGGGCTGGGGCCCTGATGTTTGAAAGGTCTGCTGAAAGTGAGCTCAAAGTCTGAAGAATCTTGGGGTTCAGGCTAGCAAGAGGATACggtttttggggtggggtgggcagccATCTAgaagtttctatttcttcaggTGTTCAGAATCGGACAAGAATCCTGGTGGTAATTCCTATCGTGTTGGCTGTTCTGTGCACTGTTATATCAGTACTTGCCTGTATCTGTGAGTCCCCTGCTGGGGAGGGGATGGCAGAGGGTGGAAGGGGCCAGGAGAACTGGGGCACTCTAGTCTCTGACCTGGATCATCTCATAcagacatagacacacacacacacacacatgtgcacacacaaacacataattctctctctttctttctagggAAGTTGAGAATCAAGAAGCCAGAGGAGGTAGGTGAACCCAGGGACTGGGGTAGAGTGTTGGCAAACTGAAGAGATGTCCACTTGTTGGCTGATGGCAGTCTGCTTAGAGCAGGGGTCACACACCTGGCCACAATCACTGGAACCATCACTCCTACATCCCCATTCACTGCTTTTCTCTGCTCTGGAAACTGTTTGGCTTCTAGTGTGGCCAGCAGGGGGCAGGAAGCACCTGTGCCATTTGTACCAGGCCCCTCATCTGGGGAAGGGCAAGGAGCCAGAATACACTTGGGTGGAAAATGCCGTAGGGTGACCTTGAGTCTGTTTTCCCAGGACACCGAGCTTCAGAGTTTTGAACTCACCCAGTGTCAGGCTGGGAGTGGTCAGAAGCCTGTGGAGTCAGAGGACATTTCTCCAGTGCAGGAGACGCTACTTGGGTGCCAACCTGTGTCTCAGGAGGACGGCAAGGAGAGCCGCGTTTCCGTCCAAGAGAGACTGTGAGGCCAAGAGCATGTGGGCAAGTCTTCAAACTGCCCAGAGCAGGAGGGCAAGGCTGGTCCTGGTACAGCCCCTCTGCCTGCACTGCTGTGATTGGAGAGGGGTACCCTGGCACAAGCACCCCACGAAGCATCTTCTGAGCCCCAGTAGCCACTCAAGCTCCCAACCTACTTTGAAAGATGGAGgcaaaatttgtgtgtgtgtgtgtgtgagttgggtggggtggaatggCTGAAGTTTCACCCACCAAACCCACCACTACTGTGATTTAGTGCCCAGAGACAACTTCGGGGGGCACAGTGACAGGCACACAGAGGCCCCTGGCAGCACTGTGTATATGACACAAACATGTGAAAGTGATGGCGCTGTCCACCCCCAGGGTGAATAAACAAATCTATTTATATAAGATTTCCAAAGCACAGCCATGAGAAATAGCCTCACATGGCCATAGTTATGGGGGCCCTGCTGAGGTGTGAGAGACCTGGTGCAGAAATTTTTCAAAAGGATAGacctgccccaaaacaaatttggTGCTTTTGTGGATCAACCATCTACATCCACACAACTGGAGTTGGAAATGTGAGTTGAAGGAGGGATCTAGAGAAAGCCCCCAGCTCAGGGTGGAAAAGGGTCTGGGAGGGGGAAGATCTGGCTTTCCTGCAGTGTTTAATTTCTTTCTCCAGGAGGAGAGTGGAGCCCCAGAATGATTATGTAATTAAAAAGCCACCAAACATGTAAAAAGAAAGGCGGGGGCGGACATGCGAGGTGACATGAGCTGCTTAACTTACTCTCAGGCTTAACTTGCCCATAGTTCAGGCACTTTCTGAGGAGAAATAGAAAAGTCTGTAGGCTGCGCCCCCCCTTCTCCGTCTGCTCTTTATGTTTGCAAAATGTGCTTTCTGTTGAGACAGCCTGGGACAGGCTTGTAATCCTTTTCTCCTTAATGGAGTGGAAACGTGGTCCAGAGAGGGGAAGTGATTTGCCTGTGGACACACAGCAGCAAGGCAGAGAGTCCCTGTGAAGGCTCCACTCCGGGTCCAGCCTGCTGCTCCTGGCCCGGGTGGCTCTGTAATGCACATATGACTTCCTCTGGGGTGTCCCACCTCCTTCTGACCTCCCAACTGTTCTAGAAGCTGCTTCAGCGGCTGCTCTGGGTCAGATGGTGCCCCTTCCCCCGTGGCAGTATCTCAGGATAAAAATAGACCATCCTGTTCTCTTTTCCTGCTGTGCCAACTGAGGGGGAGCCTAGCCAGGAGGAGCAGCAGATGGAATGGGAGCAGAGGGGAAAGGAGTGGGCAGGGAGACCGCAGGACCAGGAGAGGACCCAGACATAAGAAACGGCTTCACATGGACCCACCCCAGGGTGGCTGACCCGAGGTATCTCCAGCATCATCTTTGTCCCCTTAAGAAACTGCTTTGATTTTCCTCAGTGTGTCCCAGGGAGTGTGGGCATGGAGAGGGTTTGCCCCTGACGAGGGCAGCTGGGAGCTGAGAGGGGCACCTGGCCTGGCAGCCTTCCCAGAGGAGCTCAAGAAGCATTTGGATGCACCAGGTGGAGACATTTGCTTTAGAAAGTAGAGCAAAGTGGTGGTTTGGGGGCGAGTGGAGGTGCTTAGCTACCTAGAGTCAGCACGCTCCTTTTGTTGCTTTATATGTGGTACCACAGTGGGCAGACAAGGCCCACTCTGCCCCTTAGATTCTTCGGTTCACTTTTGCTTTTTAGTTCTTTCCTGTAGCAAATGCAGAGGATACTTCTGGTGTATAGAGCAGGTGGGAGGTGACTAATTCCACGTTGGAGATGCTTCATCTGGAATGAGGGTCAGAGCCTCTCAGAAAAGGTATTGGGAGCCTTGTGGCTAGAGGCTGCTGCCAGTGGTTCTATTGGTCTGGAGAAGTAAGTCTAGGAGGGAGTTTAAAAATTTGCCCccttgggaccagagtaatagcacagtaaatAGGATTCTTGCTTCGCatgcagattcaatccttggcatcccttataggccactgagtaccgccaggagtgatccctgagtgcagactaggagtaagccctgagcaattcgaggagtggcctaaaaacaaaacaaaacaataaaataaaaagtttgctcctttagggccagagagttagcacaagAGTTAACAAGCTTGCCTTTTATGtgactgacctgaattcaatccctggcaccctggagGGTCCTCAGAGCTCCTCTGGATATATAATCTTTGTGCACAGAGCCAAAGAAGCAAGCCGTGAGCACTTCCAGCTGTGacgcccccccaataaaaaatagTAACCAATGAAGAGTTTCCATTACTAACAAATTGTggaatggggtgggggagggtgggagatCGAGGCTGTGGGTGGGTCAGTTGGAGAAAGGCCACTTGTATTTTCTATTGCTTGCTTGGGGGAGGTACTTGGTTTAGAAGGCAACAGGTAAGACATGTAGGGAGTGTGACGCCTGGAACACTGCGACATACTAGGAGTAAAGCTGGGCTCATAAGGAAGGGGATATGTCCAAGGTATGATTTGCAGCCCAACGTAGCCTGGTTTGACTCTTGTTtgactatcattctggtccttcCTGGGGCCAGTTTCCGAATAAAGCACCTATGGTCCTGACCACAGCCTGcttgtggtggaaatggcccaTCTGGGGTTAGCGGGATCCCTGCACAAGATGGAGCTCTGTAAATCCTAGTATCCCAAACAGAGTAAGTAATGCATTCTATATGAATCTCAGACAGCAGCTGTCTCCGTGATCTTGGCCAAGTTGCTCTTTGAGTCACTGTCCCCATCTGTGATGAAGGGCTGGGGTTCTATCAGTTCTCAGGTATCCTGTCTGAAAGTAAAGGCTCAGTTCACTAGGTCCTTATTCTAGCTTGTCCGAGGATGGAGGGGATGCATGCATATAGCACATCTCAGCCAGAAGGTGGCGCTGACGTAACATCTGAGAACCTTCATAGAACCTTGGCCCTGTGGGAAGTTGGTTTCTCCCACTCCTGCCACATCCAGCCCTTGCTTGGAAACGGGGCCATTGTTCTCTCGGTCCCACCAGCTGGAGCCCCCTGATGTCACTAACCCTCCACCCCCTGTCTCCTTTGCCCCACTTAGCAACCCCTCCTACACACAATTTCTTAGAACCCCATTTACACTTGGGGCTCTGCGAGGGACTCACTCTGAGGTTTGGGGAGTTGAATTGGGACAAAACCCTCTTGGGTTGATGCCAAACCCTAGGGTGTCTCCCACTTAGCTAGGAGGGAGATAGGTTTGTGTCCCCAGTGCTTCCTCCTGGGTGGAAGAAAAGTCCAGAAGTGGGCCGAGAGCCTCTAGGAAGTTGGGGTGACAGGAACAGTGGCAAAAGGAGGTGCAGCTTCTGTGGGGTACTTCAGTGGTGAAGGACAGTTGCATGTGGCTGGGAATCCAGATATTCATGGAAACCTAGTCAGGTGTAAATGCTCCCAATTCTCCAAATCATTACACATGGTGAGAGTCCAAGCTATCATGTGCCTGAGGGTTGGCGtttgaagaaacaaaaccaaaatccataaaacaacggggagggtgtttgccttgcatgtgactgacctgggttctatctccagcatcctctAGGGATGCGCACTGCTGGGAGTATGATCCCAGAGCTTAGTGCCAagagaatcccctgagcacttttaggtgtggccaaaaatccaaccaaccaaccaaccaaccaaccaaccaaccaaccaaccaaccaaaaaacacaAGGAGATGGGACTGTGagggactgggcttttgtttttcatatgAGGGAAACTGAGGGCTGGGAGCTGGGCAGGCAATACCCAGCTCCTTCCTTAACCTCCAAGTCAGGTGGTTGGAGGGAGCCCCGCTGGGGGCTGGGGACGTGGGCCACTCCAGGCAGCACCCGAAGCTGCAGCCAAGTCCTGGGAAGCGGAAGTTATTAAAGACTCTGCCCCAGGAGCTGCTCTCTCAGAGTGAGTTTGGCCCAGAAAATCACAAACCTGCCTGCAGGGCTGGGAGATACagttttaatttgtaaaataaaaaagaaaacaagaaaggaagaaagcccACGCTAAGGTCCTGCAGTCTGGGGGAGGCAAGCTTAGGGACAGGCAGTGTGGTTTGGGGATCTTGGGGGAGTGGAGGAGCGGAGGTGGGGAAacacttccttccctccttcccccacccACCTGTTTCTGGGGCTCTCAGCCACCCTCCCTTCCTGACTGGCACATCCTGCTGGGCATTGGAACT contains:
- the CD40 gene encoding tumor necrosis factor receptor superfamily member 5 — its product is MVRLLLQGLFWGCFLTTVHPESLTACKENQYSINSQCCDLCQPGKKLVKDCSEAASTECTSCGRDEFLDTWNREPRCHQHQYCDHNLGLRILEEGTAETDTTCTCIEGQHCANKACESCIPHSLCAPGFGVKQMATGVLDTICEGCPVGFFSNVSSALDKCRPWTSCETQGLVEIRAGTNVTDVRCGVQNRTRILVVIPIVLAVLCTVISVLACIWKLRIKKPEEDTELQSFELTQCQAGSGQKPVESEDISPVQETLLGCQPVSQEDGKESRVSVQERL